In Candidatus Sulfotelmatobacter sp., a genomic segment contains:
- the mscL gene encoding large conductance mechanosensitive channel protein MscL, protein MLDGFKKFILRGNVVDMAVGVVIGAAFAGVVGGLTSAFLNPLIKLATGGGEKFSTLQFTIRGVAFPLDNFINACISFILISAAVYFFVVLPINALVARMHRGEKPPDPTTKKCPECLSEIPIEARRCAHCTQPVMGKAA, encoded by the coding sequence TGTGGACATGGCCGTCGGCGTCGTCATCGGCGCCGCTTTTGCCGGCGTGGTTGGCGGCCTCACCTCGGCTTTCCTGAATCCGCTGATCAAGCTGGCTACCGGCGGCGGAGAAAAGTTCTCGACCCTGCAGTTCACAATACGCGGCGTCGCGTTTCCACTGGATAACTTCATCAATGCTTGCATCTCGTTCATCCTGATCTCAGCGGCGGTTTATTTTTTCGTCGTCCTGCCGATCAATGCTCTGGTCGCCCGCATGCACCGCGGCGAAAAACCACCCGATCCCACCACCAAGAAATGTCCCGAATGCCTCAGCGAAATCCCCATCGAAGCCCGCCGCTGCGCCCACTGCACTCAGCCAGTCATGGGCAAAGCCGCCTGA